In Taeniopygia guttata chromosome Z, bTaeGut7.mat, whole genome shotgun sequence, the sequence ctggaCGCCGAGGGTGCCAGGGCCACCCTGTTTGGCATCGGGGAGAGTATGCCTGCATCTGGAACCGCAGCCACACTCAGTGGTACGTGGGTGCCTCGGGGACAGGCCATAGCAGGGTGTAAAGATGGGGAGTGTGGGGTTTCCCGTCCGATCCCATCAGCTGTAGGGGAAGGAGACAGGGGTGTGTGAGGTCTGTAGGATAGAGCTGGTCCCTGTTCCTCCCTTGGGGGTGCACTCTTACCTTGTTGGGTGCTCAACACCCCACatgggcagctgctggctgctggtgAGACTCTCCTGTGCCCATGCCCAGGAGTGGCCAGGAGGTCAGCCAGCCACACCGAGCAGTCTCCCCTGTGTGAGGTGGGGACGCAGCACCTGCAGCCAGACCAGCACCTGTCCCGCAGCCAGTCTGACATGTTCCCTTCCAAGTCTCCCACCCTGCTGTGGCCGCTGGAGACTTACAGCGGGGGCAAGTCCAAGGAGACGTCCCCCCGTGTCAACCCTTTCTCCCAGCGTGAGGACCTCAAGGGGGGGAAGATCAAGCTCTTTGATACGCCGAGCAAGTCGGTCATCTCGCTCACCTTCGACctgccgccccccgccccgctgcAGCTCAGCAATCCTGTGACGCCTGAGCCCACCGTGGAGGTGCAGTGTGACTTCTCAGCACCCACCACCAGCCCCCGCAAGTGCCACTCTCTGCCCtcctctcctgagctgccccaCCGCGGGGGCCTGGAGCTGGCTATGGGGTCCTCTCATCCCACTGATGACCCCCAGCCCTCcatcctccttcctcccccagcgTGGGGAGCAGCCTCCActcacagctccagggcagaggagcagatgGACTGCAGCCCAGACATCTCTGAGCTGGTGCAGCCCACCCCACTGCCCCTCCACAGCAGCTTCATCTGCACCGCATCCTCGGGCACACAGGCCTGGCAGCCAGACGTGCGGGCCTCCAAAGGGCTCCTCATCAACAACAACCACGTGATGGTCAGCAAACCTCTGGCCTGGGGCAGTGGGCTGGAGCACGGCTTCTCTGAGCTCAGCATCTcctgtgcagcagcactggagcGGACGGAGCGCTCAGCCAtgctgcctgggcacagctctgctgccatgATGGAGCAGGACGaagtgctgccctgccctggctgctgcctgagTCCCTTCAGCTTCAGCTTTGCCTCCATCTGCCACCGGCCAGCGCCCAGCCCGCCTTGCTACCAGAGCCTCAACTGCGAGGCCAAAAGCCTCATCTGCCACGATGGGGGCCAACACCAGAAAGCCCCAGGGCCAGTGCTGGCCGAGCCCAGCCTGAAGCTGCCGGAGGCACAGTCCTAGTGATGGGGAGCCTGGAGAGTGGGGCTGAATCCAGCTGCCCCTTGCAcccctctgcagccacagcactggGCAGTGCAGGAACCTGGCACATCCCCACGGTCTATCATCACTCAGCACATGGTGGCTACCAGTGGCCATGGTGCCAAGTGCTGTGGCTGCCACGATGCCACCCAGGCACTCAGGCACCCACCGCACCAGGATCAGCCTTGGGGATCTGCAGGGAACCCTGGAGGTGGGCTGGGTCTCTGCTGGGGACCAAAGTGCAATAACACTGCTGCCCTGAGCACTGCCCCAAGCGGCAGGGCTGGTCCCCCGCGGGGGCCACGGGGCTCAAGCCCTGGATCCAGAATCCCCGTTTCCCAAGGGCTCACCCTTCTGCGGGATCTTGCAAAGGGGCATATAATGAGCCTGCTATCTTGGGAGAACTGGGAGTTCCTTGCACCCAGGGGGGTGAGAGGGCCTGGGCTGGGGTAGAGAGGTCAGCGTGCGTATGTGTGTTTttggggatcctggggggctgGTGGGTGAACCCATGTGTGTCCACAAGCGTGGGGAGCACACCAGTCCCTGACATGGGGAGAAGAGGGCAGGGGACCGTAGAGGGGCAATGCCTATGGGCAGTGCACGGGGAGGATTGCCAGCACTGGGGTTGTCCCTACCTGACCGATGCTGAGAATTGGGTGCTGAGTCAGAACAGTGCCTCACATCTCCCTGGCACGCAGGTTTGGGAGAAGGATGCTGGCAGAGGGGCCAGGATGCCATCCTGGCATCATGGGGATGGGGCCAGTGGGCAGCACAGTTAGGCTGCCTGGCCCCCTGGCAAGGGTGGGAACCGGCTTTCCTCCCTCCTGCACAATGCACTGGTGAATGCAGaattctttgtgttttttattattattaataataattgcTAGTAATATATACCCAGCTTATTTAAAGTGTTCATTAAAAACTGAATGTCCCAGCAACTCAGACTGCTAGTTCTGTCTCTTGGATGCACATCAGATGTGGGCCCAGAAGGTTGCACAGTCTTGCCTGGGCATTCTGGGGGACTCCTCCAGGACTGCAAACCAACCTGGCTCAGCCCATTATTTCAATTCCCCTAAAGCACCCATCTTGATTGAGATGGCTTCAGACAAATTCCCTTTCATTATTTAGGTTCTTTGGGTTCATGCCCTTGAGTCCGTGTTTGCTGTGGTGtacaagaaaacaaagagcagacAAACTGTGTCTCTTTATTGCTATCAAGTGAGTCTAGCCAGCAGACAAGACAGACGAGGAACACATGCCTCCTC encodes:
- the TESK1 gene encoding dual specificity testis-specific protein kinase 1 isoform X2, whose amino-acid sequence is MALGVLGGTDMEWEKLPRRPGEGEGEAAGPWPGCGRLRPSSYRALRSAVSTLARIDDFYCEKIGAGFFSEVFKVRHRQSGQIMVLKMNKLTSNRGNMLREVQLMNRLSHPNILRFMGVCVHQGQLHALTELLDSPVPLSWSMRVKLALDIAHGLRYLHSKGIFHRDLTSKNCLVRCEASGYTAVVGDFGLAEKIPTYSEGSEKEPLAVVGSPYWMAPEVLRGEIYNEKADVFAYGIILCETIARVPADPDYLPRTEDFGLDVTAFRTMVGIDCPAAFLQLAFHCCSMEPTSRPSFLEITQCLESILQHQLDAEGARATLFGIGESMPASGTAATLSGVARRSASHTEQSPLCEVGTQHLQPDQHLSRSQSDMFPSKSPTLLWPLETYSGGKSKETSPRVNPFSQREDLKGGKIKLFDTPSKSVISLTFDLPPPAPLQLSNPVTPEPTVEVQCDFSAPTTSPRKCHSLPSSPELPHRGGLELAMGSSHPTDDPQPSILLPPPAWGAASTHSSRAEEQMDCSPDISELVQPTPLPLHSSFICTASSGTQAWQPDVRASKGLLINNNHVMVSKPLAWGSGLEHGFSELSISCAAALERTERSAMLPGHSSAAMMEQDEVLPCPGCCLSPFSFSFASICHRPAPSPPCYQSLNCEAKSLICHDGGQHQKAPGPVLAEPSLKLPEAQS
- the TESK1 gene encoding dual specificity testis-specific protein kinase 1 isoform X1, encoding MALGVLGGTDMEWEKLPRRPGEGEGEAAGPWPGCGRLRPSSYRALRSAVSTLARIDDFYCEKIGAGFFSEVFKVRHRQSGQIMVLKMNKLTSNRGNMLREVQLMNRLSHPNILRFMGVCVHQGQLHALTEYINGGNLEQLLDSPVPLSWSMRVKLALDIAHGLRYLHSKGIFHRDLTSKNCLVRCEASGYTAVVGDFGLAEKIPTYSEGSEKEPLAVVGSPYWMAPEVLRGEIYNEKADVFAYGIILCETIARVPADPDYLPRTEDFGLDVTAFRTMVGIDCPAAFLQLAFHCCSMEPTSRPSFLEITQCLESILQHQLDAEGARATLFGIGESMPASGTAATLSGVARRSASHTEQSPLCEVGTQHLQPDQHLSRSQSDMFPSKSPTLLWPLETYSGGKSKETSPRVNPFSQREDLKGGKIKLFDTPSKSVISLTFDLPPPAPLQLSNPVTPEPTVEVQCDFSAPTTSPRKCHSLPSSPELPHRGGLELAMGSSHPTDDPQPSILLPPPAWGAASTHSSRAEEQMDCSPDISELVQPTPLPLHSSFICTASSGTQAWQPDVRASKGLLINNNHVMVSKPLAWGSGLEHGFSELSISCAAALERTERSAMLPGHSSAAMMEQDEVLPCPGCCLSPFSFSFASICHRPAPSPPCYQSLNCEAKSLICHDGGQHQKAPGPVLAEPSLKLPEAQS